A portion of the Nostoc sp. UHCC 0870 genome contains these proteins:
- a CDS encoding ParM/StbA family protein, protein MSTKEHGNRKHFYAGFDNGYGSVKLQIDDHSLVRIPSYISQEDMEDVAGRVVVDGKAYTVGESAYRSGATFNANSDHNDNKINNAKITLLGAIAHLPYRRSWELKLVTSLHDASLGDRLKEVLEGEFNPILAGKESTVKVEVLKVVPEGMGVLVGRKLPERLTVLDFGNGTTLYSRYFKGKREVHTPYPNGVQSLIELLTVAMKPLNGGKLGIPAKIRYALENGHTKYSSQIDFKSVYLTTVKDWLSQSLRQPLEQATESKHEGDEVWCIGGGCLLPGVGKLLEKKGFILLENPVDANVNGLLALAKKVG, encoded by the coding sequence ATGAGTACAAAGGAACACGGGAACAGAAAGCACTTCTATGCTGGCTTTGATAATGGGTACGGTAGTGTAAAGCTACAGATTGATGATCACTCCTTAGTCCGCATTCCTAGCTATATCAGCCAAGAGGATATGGAAGATGTAGCAGGAAGGGTAGTAGTAGATGGTAAAGCCTATACAGTTGGGGAATCTGCTTATAGAAGTGGCGCAACCTTCAATGCAAACTCAGACCACAATGATAATAAAATCAACAACGCCAAGATAACCCTGTTAGGTGCGATCGCTCATCTGCCGTACCGTCGTAGTTGGGAATTAAAACTTGTAACCAGTTTGCACGATGCCAGTTTAGGCGATCGCTTAAAGGAAGTATTGGAAGGTGAGTTTAACCCTATCTTGGCTGGTAAGGAATCAACTGTTAAGGTTGAGGTTTTGAAAGTTGTACCCGAAGGTATGGGTGTTTTGGTAGGTCGGAAGCTCCCAGAGAGATTGACAGTATTAGATTTTGGTAATGGGACAACTTTGTATAGTCGGTACTTTAAAGGTAAGCGCGAAGTTCACACACCATACCCTAATGGCGTTCAATCCCTAATTGAGTTGCTTACTGTGGCTATGAAACCATTGAACGGTGGGAAATTGGGGATACCTGCAAAGATTAGATATGCCCTTGAAAATGGTCACACTAAATATTCAAGCCAGATTGATTTTAAATCTGTTTATCTGACCACTGTAAAAGATTGGTTGAGTCAATCCTTGCGACAACCACTAGAACAGGCTACAGAATCCAAGCATGAAGGTGATGAGGTGTGGTGTATTGGTGGTGGTTGCCTGTTGCCCGGTGTGGGGAAACTGTTGGAGAAAAAAGGATTTATCTTGTTAGAAAATCCCGTAGATGCAAACGTAAATGGTCTGTTGGCATTAGCCAAAAAGGTAGGGTGA